One window of Mucilaginibacter inviolabilis genomic DNA carries:
- a CDS encoding RagB/SusD family nutrient uptake outer membrane protein has product MKTRYSMIVALFGVISIFSCKKQLTENPKGNLTPVNYLKTQADLDAAVASIYAKYAVDGAYAFTNKSTSYFGADDLTTDPGLNKGDMRAFDELNGSSTNSSMLAQWNGPWTAIYQANNVITNYAQVNSTDDLKRKAAGQAYFLRAWGYYNLVRTFGGVPLVDKLISVNDRPPRASVSDIYNLIISDLKIAKSWLPVSYNDPKQIGRANQMAARAMLADVYLTMAGWPLKQTANYALAASEADTVIRSGNYNLMSSYASVFTTNNNSESIFGLQFNVSGGSPNRTYGSSSVPLDEVAADGSGGWDDYYPEINFFLNAPKCDRTDATFYTTLKLRQGSGNNITFKLVPWNSPETHAGHPYYKKFRAGVGDGVIETANAIQSINPSTNKTTDIIRYPLVLLDYAEAQAMSAGGPSAAAYAAVNQVRTRAGLPNLQTGLSATDFQKAVVNERAYEFAGEFGIRWFDIVRLQLLSEVIAARASNENPINFTGDITQRYLAPIPQNDIYINSSWSQNPGY; this is encoded by the coding sequence ATGAAAACAAGATATTCAATGATCGTAGCCTTATTTGGGGTTATATCTATATTCAGCTGCAAAAAACAGCTTACAGAAAACCCAAAAGGTAACCTTACACCAGTTAACTACCTCAAAACACAGGCCGACCTGGATGCCGCGGTGGCATCTATTTATGCCAAATATGCAGTTGATGGTGCTTATGCATTTACCAATAAAAGCACCTCTTATTTTGGTGCGGATGATTTAACTACTGATCCCGGACTTAATAAGGGAGATATGCGGGCTTTTGACGAATTAAACGGCAGTAGTACCAATTCCAGTATGCTGGCACAATGGAACGGCCCATGGACTGCCATTTACCAGGCCAATAACGTGATCACCAATTACGCGCAGGTAAATTCAACTGATGATTTAAAGCGTAAGGCAGCAGGGCAGGCTTACTTTTTACGTGCCTGGGGATATTATAACTTGGTGCGAACTTTTGGGGGCGTACCCCTGGTTGATAAATTAATCTCGGTTAATGACAGGCCGCCCCGTGCCAGTGTTAGCGATATTTACAATTTGATCATCAGCGATCTGAAAATTGCTAAAAGCTGGTTGCCCGTTAGCTATAATGATCCTAAGCAAATAGGCAGAGCAAATCAAATGGCGGCAAGGGCCATGTTGGCCGATGTATATTTAACCATGGCCGGCTGGCCGTTAAAGCAAACCGCTAATTACGCCCTAGCTGCCTCAGAAGCCGATACTGTTATTAGATCTGGAAATTATAATCTGATGAGCAGTTATGCTTCTGTATTTACAACTAACAATAATTCTGAATCCATATTCGGCCTTCAATTTAATGTTAGTGGGGGCTCGCCAAATCGTACCTATGGATCATCAAGTGTACCTTTAGATGAAGTGGCGGCAGATGGGTCAGGTGGTTGGGATGATTATTATCCCGAAATAAACTTCTTTTTGAATGCACCCAAATGCGACCGTACCGATGCCACTTTTTACACTACGCTTAAATTGAGGCAAGGGTCTGGTAACAACATCACTTTTAAACTGGTTCCCTGGAATTCACCCGAAACACATGCCGGCCATCCATATTACAAAAAATTCAGAGCTGGTGTGGGCGATGGGGTAATTGAAACGGCAAATGCCATACAATCTATTAATCCAAGCACCAATAAAACTACAGATATTATCAGATACCCTTTGGTACTGCTGGATTATGCCGAAGCACAGGCCATGTCAGCAGGTGGGCCATCGGCTGCGGCTTATGCCGCTGTTAACCAGGTGAGAACGAGAGCCGGTTTGCCCAATTTGCAAACAGGATTGTCGGCCACTGATTTTCAAAAAGCCGTTGTGAATGAGCGCGCTTATGAATTTGCAGGCGAGTTTGGGATACGCTGGTTTGATATTGTACGATTACAACTGCTGTCTGAAGTTATAGCAGCACGTGCCAGTAACGAAAACCCGATAAACTTTACCGGGGATATCACCCAGCGTTATCTGGCGCCAATACCTCAAAACGATATATATATTAACTCATCCTGGTCACAAAATCCAGGCTATTAA
- a CDS encoding SusC/RagA family TonB-linked outer membrane protein — translation MKRFLCILLVCCITWSSYAAATHLKGKYASAVAPINGKVKDSKGVPLPGVSIKVQGSNTIALTDANGAFKIDAPTGATLIFTYVGFEDQKVVFNGQASLDITLIDKTIGLNEVVAVGYGIQQKRDVTGATSSVTAKEIAKRPLVRVEQALQGTTAGITVSSNSGQPGAGLSVKIRGANSITGSTEPLYVIDGYIGGSIESISPSDIQSLEILKDASATAIYGSRGANGVVLITTRSGKSGKPIININTWFSKASVPKELSLMNAYDFARTLNAQYATTGNPPAFSDADLANFKNNPGTDWQKAVQQKPWIRSYQGDISGGSDNVNYLVSFNHLDQPGLILNQYYKRTTLRANLGIKLNDRMDLKVNLTALLPQSRNTGYAGDITDPFAQASQWDPTSPVRDASGNYILRSQYASNQINPVAQANNQQVDVSTTNITGTGVFTYRITNDLTLTSNNTYENQSQLTQTLYGLQTSLGLVGGDYAAAATGRYRAYQTSDFLTYKKKLGDHALTVTALYEFQNHQNTNINAQSKNLSTYALGYYNLGLGTTQLTTSGYYQDALQSFMGRVNYAYKDKYLLTASLRSDGSSHLVQKYSTFPSLAFGWNAARESFIEKWNVFSDLKLRASWGKTGNQAVAPYATIPQYVTGGAAYYFDGTTPSISTPLGTPVSNTLKWETTTTTDAGLDMSFFKGRLTLTVDAYQKKINNLLYAKQVPAYDGGGTYLANIGSLENKGIEFALGGTPLAGKLHWSTNFTISFNKNRITSLGGDDNIVVNNIGSAQTGVSILKVGMPLGEFYGYQFLGTWKTSEAAQAAQFGMKPGDAKYTDVNGDHKYTGADLMPIGNGTPKYSFGFINDVSYGNFTLSFMFQGTHGNQIYSGTIPYTLGGLGDARNATSTTALNIWTPTNQTNNPTFSSTSQNFINSSRFVYNASYIKLKNLSLGYTIPTSILNRAGFKSVEVYVSGQNIWTITKYPGYDPEVSNSTNAITQGLETGVIPNPKTYTLGLRATL, via the coding sequence ATGAAAAGATTTTTATGTATACTGTTGGTATGCTGTATAACATGGAGTAGTTACGCCGCAGCCACGCACTTAAAAGGCAAATATGCCTCGGCCGTTGCGCCTATAAATGGTAAAGTTAAGGATAGTAAAGGTGTGCCGCTGCCTGGCGTATCTATAAAAGTACAGGGAAGTAATACCATCGCCTTAACTGATGCTAATGGTGCGTTTAAAATAGATGCCCCGACAGGCGCCACACTGATATTCACTTATGTTGGTTTCGAAGACCAGAAAGTAGTTTTTAACGGACAAGCTTCCCTGGACATTACCTTGATTGATAAAACCATTGGTTTAAATGAGGTGGTTGCTGTAGGTTATGGTATTCAACAGAAAAGGGATGTGACCGGAGCTACTAGTTCTGTTACCGCCAAAGAGATAGCCAAACGGCCATTGGTTAGGGTAGAGCAGGCCTTACAAGGTACCACAGCAGGGATAACTGTATCCAGTAATAGTGGTCAGCCAGGTGCAGGCTTAAGCGTAAAAATACGAGGAGCCAATTCAATCACCGGGTCTACAGAGCCTTTATATGTTATAGATGGTTATATTGGTGGCAGTATCGAATCGATAAGTCCAAGCGATATCCAGTCACTGGAGATATTGAAGGATGCATCCGCAACAGCCATCTACGGTTCACGCGGTGCCAATGGTGTGGTACTCATCACCACCAGGAGCGGTAAATCAGGCAAACCTATCATCAATATCAATACCTGGTTCAGTAAAGCAAGCGTACCTAAAGAGCTAAGTTTGATGAATGCTTATGATTTTGCCCGTACCTTAAATGCACAGTACGCCACAACCGGTAATCCACCCGCGTTTTCTGATGCTGATTTGGCCAATTTTAAAAATAACCCAGGTACCGATTGGCAAAAAGCCGTGCAGCAAAAGCCATGGATCAGAAGCTATCAGGGTGATATATCAGGGGGCAGTGATAATGTGAATTACCTGGTATCATTCAACCATCTTGATCAGCCTGGTTTGATTCTTAACCAGTACTATAAAAGAACCACGCTGCGAGCCAACCTGGGTATTAAACTGAATGACCGGATGGATTTGAAAGTGAACCTTACCGCCCTACTACCACAAAGTCGTAATACAGGTTATGCGGGTGATATCACCGATCCGTTTGCACAAGCCAGTCAATGGGATCCTACTTCACCTGTGCGTGATGCCAGTGGCAACTATATCTTAAGATCCCAGTATGCATCAAACCAAATAAATCCGGTGGCTCAGGCCAATAATCAACAGGTAGATGTAAGTACTACTAATATAACCGGTACCGGTGTATTTACCTACCGTATAACTAATGATCTGACTTTGACATCCAATAATACCTATGAAAATCAATCACAATTAACCCAAACATTGTATGGTTTACAAACCAGTTTGGGTCTGGTAGGAGGTGATTATGCTGCTGCAGCTACCGGTAGGTATCGTGCTTATCAAACAAGCGATTTCTTAACGTATAAGAAAAAGTTGGGCGATCATGCATTAACGGTTACCGCATTATATGAGTTTCAAAACCATCAGAATACCAATATTAATGCACAATCAAAAAATTTGTCCACCTATGCTTTGGGCTATTATAACCTAGGCCTGGGTACCACACAACTTACTACATCGGGGTATTATCAGGATGCCCTACAATCGTTCATGGGCAGGGTTAATTACGCCTATAAAGATAAGTACCTGTTGACAGCTAGTTTACGTTCTGACGGCTCGTCGCATTTGGTTCAAAAATACAGTACTTTTCCATCCCTAGCATTTGGCTGGAATGCTGCACGCGAAAGTTTTATTGAAAAATGGAATGTTTTCTCTGACTTAAAATTACGTGCAAGTTGGGGTAAAACCGGTAACCAGGCTGTAGCTCCCTATGCTACTATCCCGCAATATGTAACTGGCGGGGCAGCTTATTACTTTGATGGTACAACGCCATCAATCAGTACCCCGTTGGGTACGCCGGTATCTAATACTTTGAAGTGGGAAACCACCACTACTACGGATGCGGGTTTAGATATGTCGTTTTTTAAAGGCCGTTTAACATTAACCGTTGACGCTTATCAAAAAAAGATCAACAATTTATTATACGCTAAACAAGTGCCTGCTTATGACGGAGGAGGTACCTATTTAGCTAATATCGGTAGTTTGGAGAATAAAGGTATTGAGTTTGCTTTAGGCGGAACACCATTAGCCGGGAAGCTGCATTGGTCTACCAATTTTACCATATCATTTAATAAAAACAGAATTACCAGTTTAGGCGGCGATGACAACATTGTGGTAAACAATATTGGTTCGGCACAAACCGGAGTATCCATATTAAAAGTAGGTATGCCATTGGGTGAGTTTTATGGTTATCAGTTTTTAGGTACCTGGAAAACGAGCGAAGCTGCACAGGCCGCACAATTTGGTATGAAACCCGGTGATGCTAAATATACCGATGTAAACGGTGACCATAAATATACTGGTGCTGATTTGATGCCTATTGGTAATGGCACACCTAAATATAGTTTCGGCTTTATTAACGATGTAAGCTATGGTAATTTTACCTTGAGTTTTATGTTCCAGGGGACACATGGCAACCAGATCTACAGCGGTACCATTCCTTATACTTTAGGTGGTTTGGGTGATGCTCGTAATGCTACATCCACAACCGCGCTCAATATTTGGACACCAACAAATCAAACCAATAACCCTACATTCAGTAGCACTAGTCAGAATTTTATCAATAGCAGTCGCTTTGTTTACAACGCAAGCTATATCAAGCTCAAAAACCTGTCATTGGGTTACACTATACCTACCAGCATTTTAAATCGCGCAGGGTTTAAAAGTGTAGAAGTTTATGTGAGCGGGCAAAATATCTGGACGATTACCAAATACCCAGGCTATGATCCGGAAGTTTCTAACTCAACTAATGCTATTACACAAGGTTTAGAAACAGGCGTTATACCTAATCCCAAAACCTATACATTGGGTTTAAGGGCCACATTATAA
- a CDS encoding AfsR/SARP family transcriptional regulator translates to MKLSSHCYRFISLCFLIIILCCLKGWGQQSYGLGFYSHEVVADQRTSLDLFPEEGFSPAQNFRLSFEVFFLPDQIDYFGYIFRLIENSNRNIDLIYNKRDMVTDAPDADHNHFKLILGDRFTKIGFDISQKQLLSGWSKITLEFDLEHDQLILYVNGHKYTEPGAHLSKKGVYKLCFGINNYPNFKTNDAPPFKLRDIRIDVGGQPRFHWPLNEAEGYVAHDVLSNQRGIVKHPLWVRALHRNWAQIKTVKAQGMASMAFNPLTAEVYVIGSDSLWSISVKNGKQTASAYGNDRFNLKPSNESIYNIYDHRLYNYYIDHKNATAATYNFNTHTWSKDESYFPIIDYWHSNNFFCAADTSLYVVAGYGQLTYKNNVHRYHIPSGKWTEVTTRGDSFCPRYLAACGTTDSGRYAYFLGGYGSSSGQQMLNPKNIYDLVKYDVENKTFKKIYTLTPPDEDFALANSMIIDKERQTFTALAFSNHKYNAYLQLIIGSLNQPSYHTIGSKIPFGFFDTHAFANLYYSKVTQQFIAVTLSRSTDNVSTVSVFTLSSPPDAEPLAITLPTNTSGIKYYITGLLLALISVAGFVYYKRRKSALQPNVAITTENVTSQAPILAKEQQQKITEAGAPTPKRTILLFGDLKLYTVKGDDITGQFTSLIKELFLVILIYSLRSGRGISPEKLIELLWFDKSENSAKNNRSANLSKLRSLLSQMEYVHLSKETGNWKIEIDFNEVYVDYHNYLELMANHKQINEKKITDLIEITQRGDFLPSADYPWLDQIKSDLSNEIIDILLQYASQINLEHDPEMLIKLANCIFNFDPVNEEAMTMKCRALSFLGKHSLAKSTFQAFNKEYLALYGEEFKKDFHSIVA, encoded by the coding sequence ATGAAACTGTCCTCTCATTGCTATAGATTTATATCTCTTTGTTTCTTAATAATTATACTTTGCTGCTTAAAAGGTTGGGGACAGCAGTCTTATGGCCTAGGTTTTTACAGCCATGAGGTAGTAGCCGATCAACGTACCAGTCTTGATCTTTTCCCGGAAGAGGGTTTCTCTCCAGCGCAAAATTTCCGGCTTTCTTTTGAGGTCTTCTTTTTGCCAGATCAGATAGATTATTTCGGCTACATCTTTCGTCTCATTGAAAACAGTAACCGTAATATTGATCTTATTTACAACAAAAGAGATATGGTTACCGATGCCCCTGATGCAGATCACAATCACTTTAAACTGATATTAGGTGACCGTTTTACCAAAATTGGATTTGATATATCACAAAAACAACTGCTAAGCGGATGGAGCAAAATAACGTTGGAATTTGACCTTGAACATGATCAGTTAATACTTTATGTAAACGGGCATAAATATACCGAACCAGGCGCACACCTCAGTAAAAAAGGTGTTTATAAATTATGCTTTGGTATCAACAACTACCCTAATTTTAAAACTAACGATGCTCCTCCGTTTAAGCTCAGAGATATCAGGATTGATGTTGGCGGCCAACCCCGTTTTCACTGGCCCCTAAATGAGGCAGAAGGATACGTAGCACATGATGTATTAAGCAATCAACGGGGCATTGTAAAACACCCGCTTTGGGTAAGGGCACTGCACCGCAATTGGGCGCAGATAAAAACAGTGAAGGCGCAGGGCATGGCTAGTATGGCGTTTAACCCGCTAACTGCCGAAGTATATGTAATAGGCAGCGATTCTTTATGGAGCATATCTGTTAAAAATGGCAAACAAACTGCATCTGCCTATGGCAATGACAGGTTTAACCTTAAGCCCAGTAATGAGTCTATATACAACATATATGACCATAGATTATATAATTATTATATCGACCATAAAAATGCCACCGCAGCAACCTATAACTTTAATACCCATACCTGGAGCAAAGATGAATCCTACTTTCCCATCATTGATTACTGGCACTCCAATAACTTTTTCTGCGCAGCCGATACTTCCTTATATGTAGTTGCCGGTTATGGGCAGCTTACTTATAAAAATAATGTACACCGCTATCATATCCCTTCCGGTAAATGGACGGAGGTAACTACCCGTGGCGACAGCTTTTGTCCACGTTATCTGGCTGCCTGCGGTACTACAGACAGTGGCCGCTATGCTTACTTTTTAGGTGGATACGGCAGTTCAAGTGGTCAGCAAATGTTGAATCCAAAAAACATTTACGACCTCGTTAAATACGATGTAGAAAACAAAACATTTAAAAAGATATACACGCTAACCCCCCCCGATGAAGACTTTGCCCTGGCCAATTCCATGATCATCGATAAAGAGCGGCAAACCTTTACTGCGCTGGCTTTTTCCAATCATAAATATAACGCTTACCTGCAACTGATAATCGGTTCATTAAACCAGCCCTCCTACCATACTATCGGCAGTAAAATACCTTTCGGTTTTTTTGATACACACGCATTTGCCAATTTATATTATAGTAAGGTTACCCAGCAGTTTATAGCGGTGACATTATCCAGATCAACCGATAATGTGTCAACGGTGAGCGTTTTTACACTCTCAAGCCCCCCTGATGCGGAACCTTTGGCCATAACTCTGCCAACAAACACATCAGGCATCAAATACTATATAACAGGGTTGTTATTGGCTCTTATCTCTGTGGCGGGTTTTGTTTATTATAAACGACGCAAATCTGCGTTACAACCAAATGTTGCCATAACAACTGAAAATGTTACTTCGCAAGCCCCCATACTAGCTAAAGAACAACAGCAAAAAATTACGGAGGCGGGCGCTCCTACCCCAAAAAGAACCATCCTGTTGTTTGGTGACCTAAAACTTTATACCGTTAAAGGCGATGATATTACCGGGCAGTTTACTTCTCTGATAAAAGAGCTTTTTTTGGTTATTTTGATTTACAGTTTAAGATCCGGACGGGGTATAAGTCCAGAGAAGCTCATTGAGCTACTTTGGTTTGATAAATCAGAAAATAGCGCTAAAAATAACCGCTCGGCGAATTTATCCAAGCTTCGCAGCCTGTTAAGCCAAATGGAGTATGTGCACCTGTCAAAAGAAACCGGCAACTGGAAAATAGAGATTGATTTTAATGAGGTCTATGTAGATTATCATAATTATTTAGAGTTAATGGCTAACCACAAACAGATCAATGAGAAAAAAATAACAGATCTGATAGAGATTACTCAACGTGGTGATTTTTTACCCAGTGCTGATTATCCCTGGCTTGACCAGATCAAATCTGACCTATCTAACGAAATTATTGATATCCTGCTGCAATATGCAAGCCAGATTAACCTGGAGCACGACCCCGAAATGCTGATCAAACTGGCTAATTGCATATTTAACTTTGACCCGGTGAATGAAGAAGCGATGACCATGAAGTGCCGGGCCTTATCATTCCTGGGCAAACACTCCCTGGCCAAATCTACCTTCCAGGCTTTTAACAAGGAATACTTAGCGTTATACGGCGAAGAGTTTAAAAAGGATTTTCATTCCATTGTGGCATAA
- a CDS encoding glycoside hydrolase family 71/99-like protein yields the protein MKKIHFTVAYFLMLSVAVCAQTKHSKITHYPTYHGLVMAGYQGWFRAEGDGTKSGFSHYFASESHCGVDAWPDVSEYTNTYTTPFKLADGSNAKLFSSHDKSTVDLHFKWMQQYGVDGVFMQRFMGYAKNVRDRHETGVVIKNALDAASKYNRAIAIMYDLSGLNATGEDCSAIIADWKYLVDSLKVTNQPGNKTYLNNNGKPVVAIWGLGFPDRPYNIRNIGIMKLIDFLKNDPVYGGCAVMLGVPTFWRELNADCLNDPFLHEVIKQADIVLPWTVQRFSPLLHNDMDRYRDLMIGDMQWCKANHLEYVPCVYPGFSWHNLSTYEFPDDVKPVASIPRQGGRFYWQQISTALQAGASMLYVAMFDEVNEGTAIFKVTDKPPVSNSAKFIDMDGKPSDHYLWLTGEAAKMLRNEKPLSYTMPVRTN from the coding sequence ATGAAAAAGATACACTTTACAGTGGCGTATTTTTTAATGTTAAGTGTAGCTGTCTGCGCACAAACCAAACACTCAAAAATTACCCATTACCCCACTTATCATGGCCTGGTGATGGCTGGCTATCAGGGCTGGTTCAGGGCCGAGGGCGATGGTACAAAATCTGGCTTCAGTCATTACTTTGCTTCAGAAAGTCATTGCGGCGTTGATGCCTGGCCCGATGTAAGCGAGTACACCAATACTTATACTACCCCATTTAAACTGGCAGATGGAAGCAATGCCAAGCTATTCAGCTCGCACGATAAAAGTACGGTTGATCTGCATTTTAAGTGGATGCAGCAATACGGTGTTGATGGCGTTTTTATGCAGCGTTTCATGGGCTATGCCAAAAACGTAAGAGATCGCCATGAAACAGGTGTGGTAATTAAGAACGCGTTGGATGCAGCCTCAAAATATAACAGGGCTATTGCCATCATGTATGACCTTTCAGGGCTTAATGCCACAGGTGAAGATTGTTCGGCCATTATAGCTGACTGGAAATATCTGGTTGATTCATTAAAAGTGACCAATCAGCCTGGTAATAAAACATATTTGAACAATAACGGTAAACCTGTAGTGGCCATCTGGGGGCTGGGTTTTCCGGATAGGCCTTATAACATCCGTAATATCGGTATCATGAAACTGATAGATTTTTTGAAGAACGATCCTGTTTACGGTGGCTGTGCAGTGATGCTGGGAGTTCCCACTTTTTGGCGCGAGCTGAATGCTGATTGTTTGAATGATCCGTTTTTACATGAAGTGATCAAGCAGGCAGATATTGTTTTGCCTTGGACAGTGCAGCGATTTTCGCCCTTGCTGCACAATGATATGGATCGTTATCGCGATTTGATGATCGGTGACATGCAATGGTGCAAAGCCAATCATCTGGAATACGTGCCTTGCGTTTATCCTGGCTTTAGCTGGCATAACCTGAGTACCTATGAATTTCCGGATGATGTAAAACCTGTAGCATCTATACCACGACAGGGTGGCCGTTTTTATTGGCAGCAGATATCTACCGCATTACAAGCAGGGGCCTCCATGCTTTATGTAGCCATGTTTGATGAGGTTAATGAAGGTACCGCTATATTTAAGGTGACTGATAAACCACCTGTGAGTAATAGCGCCAAATTCATTGATATGGATGGCAAACCCAGCGATCACTATTTATGGCTAACCGGCGAAGCCGCCAAAATGCTGCGTAATGAGAAGCCATTGAGCTATACCATGCCCGTACGTACTAATTAA
- a CDS encoding family 43 glycosylhydrolase, translating to MKINTQTFAGLSLVIYLFFPLAGKAQNPIIRNIYTADPSAHVWSDGRLYVYPSHDVDPPRGCDLMDKYHVFSTDDMVHWKDHGEILNASDVAWGRKEGGFMWAPDCAYKNGKYYFYFPHPSGTDWNKTWKVGIATSTKPASGFVSQGYLDLGDDSRSMIDPCVFVDDDGQAYFYYGGGGRCVGTKLKSNMTEIAEPLKTMDGLKDFHEATWIFKRNNIYYLTYADNHTENGKGANRLNYATSKSPLGPWTYGGVYLEPTGCDTSHGSVVEYKGEWYAFYHNSVLSGRGNLRSVCVDKLNFNEDGSIQKVIQTGMLSQ from the coding sequence GAAATATTTATACAGCAGATCCATCTGCCCATGTTTGGAGTGATGGAAGGCTATATGTTTATCCATCTCATGATGTTGACCCTCCGCGAGGATGCGACCTGATGGATAAATACCATGTGTTTTCTACGGATGATATGGTACACTGGAAAGACCACGGTGAGATACTTAACGCAAGCGACGTAGCCTGGGGGCGGAAAGAGGGTGGTTTTATGTGGGCACCCGATTGTGCCTATAAAAATGGTAAGTATTATTTTTATTTCCCGCATCCTAGTGGAACGGACTGGAATAAAACCTGGAAGGTTGGGATTGCTACCAGCACAAAACCTGCTAGTGGTTTTGTGTCACAAGGATATCTTGATCTGGGCGATGACAGTCGCTCTATGATTGACCCTTGTGTGTTCGTTGATGACGATGGTCAAGCTTATTTTTATTACGGCGGTGGTGGCAGATGTGTTGGTACAAAGTTAAAAAGTAATATGACGGAAATAGCTGAACCATTGAAAACAATGGATGGCCTAAAGGATTTCCATGAGGCCACCTGGATATTCAAGAGAAATAATATTTATTACCTGACGTATGCAGATAACCATACCGAAAATGGCAAAGGAGCCAACAGGCTCAATTACGCCACAAGCAAAAGCCCTCTTGGGCCTTGGACTTATGGCGGTGTTTATCTGGAGCCAACAGGTTGTGATACCAGTCATGGCTCTGTGGTTGAGTATAAAGGTGAATGGTATGCTTTTTATCACAATAGCGTATTATCAGGTCGTGGAAATTTACGGTCGGTTTGTGTCGATAAGTTGAATTTTAATGAAGACGGATCAATACAAAAGGTAATTCAAACGGGTATGCTAAGTCAGTAG